The following coding sequences are from one Microbulbifer sp. TB1203 window:
- a CDS encoding efflux RND transporter periplasmic adaptor subunit: MKVFATFWRQRNYRVAAIIALLALLWLLSGLVFSGGQSSAPGDGDSRATAPGESLRVQAKRLRAQSYLTRVQVNSRTEPNRSVRLRAELDGAIVALPVEEGRAVRQGEVICEIEAEDRPENLARAKAALSKAELDYQGAQRLKKKGLQSNTDLAGQEVALADARAEFKRAQVAVDNLKIRAPFDGVVNSRAVELGDFIRRGEECATLLDLDPILVVGEVSEAQVGRLTIGGPASAQLQGGQTVRGRLRYISRQADELTRAYRVEVAVENSSAALRAGLSGRLALPTGEILAHRINASLLTLDDRGDLGVRILDAGNRVGFANVELFGDADEGVWVGGLPPRVTLITVGQEYVSVGEVVSVEFEPGEGDLPAPGEAAVEVLPSASEVVSPDGGDAQ; this comes from the coding sequence ATGAAAGTTTTTGCAACCTTCTGGCGGCAGCGCAATTACCGCGTGGCCGCAATCATCGCTCTGTTGGCCCTGCTGTGGCTGTTGAGTGGCCTGGTATTTTCCGGTGGACAATCGTCGGCGCCGGGGGATGGCGACAGCCGGGCAACTGCCCCCGGCGAATCACTGCGGGTACAGGCGAAAAGGCTCAGGGCCCAGTCCTACCTCACTCGCGTACAGGTAAACAGCCGCACGGAGCCGAACCGCAGCGTGCGTCTGCGCGCGGAACTGGATGGTGCCATCGTCGCGCTGCCGGTGGAGGAGGGCCGTGCGGTTAGGCAGGGCGAGGTGATTTGCGAGATCGAAGCGGAGGATCGGCCGGAAAACCTGGCCCGGGCCAAAGCCGCGCTGAGCAAGGCGGAGCTGGATTACCAGGGCGCCCAGCGGCTGAAGAAAAAGGGGCTGCAGTCGAACACCGACCTGGCTGGGCAGGAAGTGGCACTGGCCGACGCGCGGGCGGAATTCAAGCGGGCCCAAGTGGCGGTGGACAACCTGAAAATCCGCGCGCCCTTCGATGGCGTGGTCAACAGCCGCGCGGTGGAACTGGGGGATTTCATTCGCCGCGGCGAGGAGTGCGCCACCCTGCTGGACCTGGACCCGATACTGGTGGTGGGCGAGGTGTCCGAAGCGCAGGTGGGCCGCCTCACTATCGGCGGCCCTGCCAGTGCGCAGCTGCAGGGTGGGCAGACAGTGCGAGGGCGCCTGCGCTATATCAGCCGGCAAGCGGACGAACTGACCCGCGCCTATCGGGTGGAAGTGGCGGTGGAGAATTCCTCGGCCGCATTGCGCGCGGGACTCAGCGGGCGCCTGGCGCTGCCCACCGGTGAGATATTGGCGCACCGGATCAATGCCTCACTGTTGACTCTCGACGACCGCGGCGACCTGGGCGTGCGTATCCTCGATGCCGGCAACCGGGTGGGTTTCGCCAACGTCGAGCTGTTTGGGGACGCGGACGAAGGTGTCTGGGTTGGAGGCCTGCCGCCCCGGGTCACGCTGATCACTGTCGGCCAGGAATATGTCTCCGTCGGCGAGGTTGTCAGTGTGGAATTTGAGCCCGGAGAGGGCGACCTGCCCGCGCCCGGCGAAGCCGCAGTGGAGGTGCTGCCCTCGGCGAGTGAAGTGGTGTCACCGGACGGGGGGGACGCGCAGTGA
- a CDS encoding cyclic nucleotide-binding domain-containing protein translates to MESKPLGDYPRDAVDRLLNVIHLFRDIRATSEWQYDVLLKRSQLVSLQAGEQLLNAGDVDQWVYFLLRGELQVHVESAATGKIDAVERPLAVIRPGEVFGDLSMLLAEPRSATVVAAPASRDTQVLAVDCTLFGDLEDFSLLQLPTKLVFYRNMVHSLRWKLEVYRSKYPAHQLADSHRKLKLYTGPKNCREELLALADQARALARILLDWNAEFGSGELVDESSDMSDFLESMLS, encoded by the coding sequence ATGGAAAGTAAACCACTTGGTGATTATCCGCGGGACGCCGTGGACCGCCTGCTCAATGTCATTCACCTGTTTCGCGATATCCGCGCCACCAGCGAATGGCAGTACGACGTGTTGCTCAAGCGTTCCCAGCTTGTGAGCTTGCAGGCGGGTGAACAATTATTGAACGCCGGGGACGTGGACCAATGGGTGTACTTCCTGTTGCGCGGCGAACTGCAGGTACATGTCGAGAGCGCGGCAACGGGGAAAATCGACGCGGTGGAACGCCCGCTGGCGGTTATCCGCCCCGGCGAGGTATTCGGCGATCTATCCATGCTGCTGGCAGAGCCGCGCAGCGCCACTGTCGTGGCGGCGCCGGCCAGCCGTGATACCCAGGTTCTGGCAGTGGACTGCACCCTGTTCGGCGACCTGGAGGATTTCTCCCTGCTGCAGCTGCCCACCAAACTGGTGTTCTACCGCAATATGGTGCATTCCCTGCGCTGGAAGCTGGAAGTCTATCGCTCCAAATACCCCGCCCACCAACTGGCGGACAGCCACCGCAAACTGAAGCTGTACACCGGGCCGAAAAACTGCCGCGAGGAACTGCTGGCACTTGCGGACCAGGCCCGCGCCCTGGCGCGAATCCTGCTGGACTGGAATGCGGAGTTCGGTAGCGGTGAACTGGTGGACGAGAGTTCCGATATGTCCGACTTCCTCGAATCGATGCTTTCCTGA
- a CDS encoding TonB family protein, translated as MKPTTLFTALLVFAAALSAKAAPLLNGLALEQQFNKDRYIAAVYSETLATSAGTLLDNNTPRRLEVRILADSLSARSFRNQWMEGIAINNQGDILSGQAENMVIFANLFSGRLKKGDRLSVAFAADSGTTSVALNGLPLGKIEDRDFFNTLLRAWIGPVPPSSDFREGLLAEGQVSSSLLGRYELLEPSAERIAQLTEQLDAREAEATEAAAEEQQVAAAKPAAAVPTVKKPALAAAIPPPTLASVDGKPQAAGKAAPQPSKPQAAAKRRPPAPEEEELEEEEEEAPLTADLILARQLYHSMLLRHTFKNTRYPQRAQERGQEGSVRLNVVIDARGQVKDIQTVQESRYSSLNREAREAIERSSPYPKAPAQLTQSEYRFTVPITFRLPD; from the coding sequence ATGAAACCGACAACACTCTTCACCGCCCTGTTGGTGTTTGCCGCGGCGCTATCCGCCAAAGCTGCACCACTGTTGAACGGTCTCGCTCTGGAGCAGCAGTTCAACAAAGACCGCTATATCGCCGCAGTTTACTCTGAAACTCTCGCCACTAGCGCCGGCACACTGCTGGACAACAACACACCCCGCCGCCTGGAAGTGCGCATCCTGGCCGACAGCCTGTCCGCTCGCAGCTTCCGCAACCAGTGGATGGAGGGTATCGCGATCAACAACCAGGGGGATATCCTGAGCGGCCAGGCGGAGAACATGGTGATCTTCGCCAACCTGTTCTCGGGCCGCCTGAAAAAGGGCGACCGGCTCAGCGTGGCCTTCGCCGCGGACAGCGGCACCACCAGCGTAGCCCTGAACGGCCTGCCCCTCGGCAAGATCGAGGACCGCGACTTCTTCAACACCCTGCTGCGCGCCTGGATCGGGCCGGTGCCTCCCTCCTCCGATTTTCGCGAAGGCCTGCTGGCCGAGGGACAGGTCTCCTCGTCTCTGCTCGGCCGCTACGAACTGCTCGAACCCAGTGCGGAGCGGATCGCGCAGCTGACCGAACAGCTGGACGCGCGGGAGGCCGAAGCAACAGAGGCGGCAGCTGAGGAACAGCAAGTGGCCGCAGCCAAACCCGCGGCGGCCGTGCCTACAGTGAAGAAACCGGCGTTAGCCGCCGCTATTCCTCCACCCACCCTCGCCTCCGTGGATGGAAAGCCGCAGGCAGCGGGGAAAGCCGCGCCCCAGCCCTCCAAACCCCAGGCCGCTGCCAAGCGCCGCCCCCCGGCTCCGGAAGAAGAGGAACTGGAAGAGGAGGAAGAGGAAGCTCCGCTCACCGCCGACCTGATCCTCGCCCGCCAGCTCTACCATTCCATGCTGCTGCGCCACACCTTCAAGAACACTCGCTATCCCCAGCGCGCCCAGGAGCGCGGGCAGGAAGGCAGCGTGCGGCTGAACGTGGTCATCGACGCCCGGGGACAGGTAAAGGATATCCAGACGGTACAGGAATCCCGCTACTCCAGCCTCAACCGCGAGGCCCGTGAGGCCATCGAGCGCTCCAGCCCCTACCCGAAGGCGCCGGCGCAGTTGACCCAGAGCGAGTACCGCTTCACAGTGCCGATCACCTTCCGCCTGCCGGACTAG
- a CDS encoding M13 family metallopeptidase, with amino-acid sequence MNKFLLSLAIAGLMAGCSKSEAPQADEKSADATGSAAVQPAALGSGVDLEAMNTSVRPQDDFFAYVNGGWIDSTEIPADKSRWGSFDQLRDTSTERVKALIAEAGEKAEDADAQKIGALYNSFMDEKKVEARGLAAIEGELKKIDGIKSRDDLSGYFAYADSVGYDAPFGVFINQDAKDVESYIAYFWQAGLGLPDRDYYFDDSEKGKKLQQAYKKYLTEVQQLAGLEDPQAGTEEIYQLEKSLAERQWTRVDNRDPDKTYNKRTPEELAQMLPTINWDRYLPKAQLTGAQAVIVGQPDYLEAANKIIADTSLPTWRRYLKIKLLTTMAPYMHGELAQVRFDFYGTALRGVEEMEPRWKRAVEFVNGSAGELVGKRYVQKHFPPEAKARMVELVNNLKAAYRESIQSLSWMGEETKKEALTKLDNFTTKIGYPDEWRDYSALKVSADDLVGNVLAARTFSTNYERAKLGKPLDRGEWHMFPQTVNAYYNPPMNEIVFPAAILQPPFFNLEADDAVNYGAIGGVIGHEIGHGFDDKGSKFDGKGYLNNWWTDSDRENFEKLTGKLVAQYDAFEPLPGEHINGNLTLGENIGDLSGLGIAYKAYKMSLNGKEAPVIDGFTGDQRLFLGWAQVWRSAIRDEALSAQLKTDPHSPTKYRVLGVLPNISAFYEAFDVKEGDKMYLPEEERVVIW; translated from the coding sequence ATGAACAAATTCCTTCTATCTCTCGCCATCGCCGGTCTAATGGCTGGCTGCTCCAAATCAGAGGCGCCGCAAGCGGACGAAAAGTCCGCAGACGCCACCGGCAGCGCCGCCGTCCAGCCGGCCGCACTCGGCTCCGGTGTGGACCTGGAGGCCATGAATACCTCGGTGCGCCCGCAGGACGACTTCTTCGCCTACGTAAACGGCGGTTGGATTGACAGCACCGAAATTCCCGCAGACAAATCCCGCTGGGGCTCCTTCGATCAACTGCGCGATACCAGTACCGAGCGGGTCAAGGCCCTGATCGCCGAAGCCGGCGAGAAAGCGGAAGATGCCGATGCGCAGAAAATCGGTGCCCTCTACAACAGCTTTATGGATGAGAAGAAGGTGGAGGCCCGGGGCCTTGCGGCCATCGAGGGCGAGCTGAAGAAAATCGACGGCATCAAATCCCGCGACGATCTATCCGGCTACTTCGCCTACGCGGATTCCGTGGGCTACGACGCTCCCTTCGGTGTCTTTATCAACCAGGACGCCAAGGACGTGGAATCCTATATCGCCTACTTCTGGCAGGCAGGTCTGGGGCTGCCGGACCGCGACTACTACTTCGACGACTCGGAAAAAGGCAAAAAGCTGCAGCAGGCCTACAAAAAGTACCTCACCGAGGTGCAGCAACTGGCCGGGCTGGAAGATCCTCAGGCGGGAACCGAAGAGATCTACCAGTTGGAAAAAAGCCTCGCCGAACGCCAGTGGACCCGCGTGGACAACCGCGATCCGGATAAAACCTACAACAAAAGAACCCCGGAAGAACTGGCGCAGATGCTGCCGACCATCAACTGGGACCGCTACCTGCCGAAGGCCCAGCTGACGGGAGCGCAGGCAGTGATCGTCGGCCAGCCGGACTACCTGGAAGCGGCCAATAAAATTATCGCCGATACCAGCCTTCCCACCTGGCGCCGCTACCTGAAAATCAAACTGCTCACCACCATGGCGCCCTATATGCACGGGGAGCTGGCCCAGGTGCGCTTCGACTTCTACGGCACCGCGTTGCGCGGCGTGGAGGAAATGGAACCGCGCTGGAAGCGCGCGGTGGAATTCGTGAACGGCTCCGCCGGCGAACTGGTGGGCAAACGCTACGTACAGAAGCACTTCCCGCCGGAAGCCAAGGCGCGCATGGTGGAACTGGTGAACAACCTCAAGGCCGCCTACCGCGAATCCATCCAGTCACTCAGCTGGATGGGCGAGGAGACCAAGAAGGAAGCGCTCACCAAGCTGGACAATTTCACCACCAAGATCGGCTACCCGGACGAGTGGCGCGACTATAGCGCGCTGAAAGTCAGCGCCGACGACCTGGTCGGCAACGTGCTCGCCGCGCGCACCTTTTCCACCAACTACGAGCGCGCCAAGCTGGGCAAACCCCTGGACCGGGGCGAGTGGCATATGTTCCCGCAGACGGTAAACGCCTACTACAACCCGCCCATGAACGAAATCGTCTTCCCCGCGGCCATACTGCAGCCGCCCTTCTTCAATCTGGAAGCGGACGACGCGGTCAACTACGGTGCCATCGGCGGCGTGATCGGCCACGAGATCGGCCACGGCTTCGACGACAAGGGCAGCAAGTTCGATGGCAAAGGCTACCTGAACAACTGGTGGACCGACTCCGACCGAGAGAACTTCGAGAAACTCACCGGCAAGCTGGTGGCCCAGTACGACGCCTTCGAGCCGCTCCCGGGGGAACACATCAACGGCAACCTGACCCTGGGTGAAAATATCGGCGACCTCTCCGGCCTGGGCATCGCCTACAAGGCCTACAAGATGTCCCTGAATGGCAAAGAGGCCCCGGTTATCGACGGCTTCACCGGCGACCAGCGCCTGTTTTTGGGCTGGGCCCAGGTGTGGCGCAGCGCGATTCGCGACGAGGCGCTGAGCGCGCAACTGAAGACAGACCCTCACTCGCCCACCAAATACCGGGTGCTCGGGGTGTTGCCGAATATCTCCGCCTTTTACGAAGCGTTCGACGTGAAGGAGGGCGACAAGATGTATCTGCCCGAGGAAGAGCGGGTAGTGATCTGGTAA
- a CDS encoding MFS transporter produces MAHQNQFQLLASRRFLPFFLTQFLGAFNDNVFKSALMVMIAFRLAADQANALNNLAAGLFILPFFLFSATAGQLADKYDKSLLIRRIKLAEIGISMVGVVALISGSNSLCLVVLFLLGVQSAFFGPIKYAILPQHLRKSELVGGNALVEMATFVAILGGTIVGTILSGASDAGGGSQWIGGLIIAIALVGYLVCRAIPGAAAPVPELKIDLNPISQTTRMLREVVKTPSIFYAIVGISWFWLLGAAYLTQIPSFGKNVLGGDEPLVALLLCSFTIGVAIGSLLCERLSGGRIELGLVPLGAAGLTYGGIALSVIGGNLSPLTEVSLAAFWASPGAKAFLLHLALIGVFGGLYIVPLYAMIQERTQKALRARVIAVTNIMNSMFMVISALLGIVFLSLLDFSIPQFFMVIALMNAAVAVFVFAKVPEFAMRLLVWLLSHTMYRVNHEGLDRVPDEGPAIIACNHVSYVDALLLAGAVRRPIRFIMYKPIYEIPVLHFIFRTGRAIPICSKQKDPEGYERAFEEIEQGLKNGDLLCIFPEGQLTKDGELQPFKAGIEKILSRTPVPVVPMALRGLWGSFFSHRGGTAFTTWPRRFWSRVSVVAGEPLDAAAAKAERLQEQVLGLRGEQR; encoded by the coding sequence ATGGCCCACCAGAACCAGTTCCAACTGCTGGCCAGCCGCCGCTTTCTGCCGTTTTTCCTCACCCAGTTCCTCGGCGCCTTCAACGACAATGTGTTCAAAAGCGCGCTGATGGTGATGATCGCCTTTCGCCTCGCCGCGGATCAGGCCAATGCACTGAACAACCTGGCCGCGGGGCTGTTTATCCTGCCCTTCTTCCTGTTTTCCGCCACCGCGGGCCAACTGGCGGACAAATACGACAAGAGCCTACTAATCCGGCGCATCAAGCTGGCGGAAATCGGCATCAGCATGGTGGGCGTGGTGGCGCTGATCAGCGGCAGCAACTCCCTGTGCCTGGTGGTGCTCTTCCTGCTCGGTGTGCAATCCGCCTTCTTCGGCCCGATCAAGTACGCGATTCTGCCCCAGCATCTGCGCAAATCGGAGCTGGTGGGCGGCAACGCCCTGGTGGAAATGGCCACCTTCGTCGCCATTCTCGGCGGCACCATCGTGGGCACCATTCTCTCCGGCGCCAGCGATGCCGGCGGCGGCAGTCAATGGATCGGCGGCCTGATTATCGCTATCGCGCTGGTGGGCTATCTCGTATGCCGCGCGATTCCCGGCGCCGCGGCGCCGGTGCCGGAGCTGAAAATCGACCTGAATCCCATCAGCCAGACAACGCGCATGCTGCGGGAGGTGGTCAAGACACCATCGATCTTCTACGCCATCGTCGGCATCTCCTGGTTCTGGCTGCTGGGTGCCGCCTACCTGACCCAGATACCGAGTTTCGGCAAAAACGTGCTGGGCGGGGACGAACCGCTGGTTGCCCTGCTGCTGTGCAGTTTTACCATCGGTGTGGCCATCGGCTCGCTGCTGTGTGAACGGCTCTCCGGCGGCCGTATCGAACTGGGCCTGGTACCGCTGGGGGCCGCCGGCCTGACCTACGGCGGCATCGCCCTGTCGGTGATCGGCGGCAACCTGTCGCCGCTGACCGAGGTCTCCCTGGCCGCCTTCTGGGCCAGTCCGGGGGCCAAGGCGTTCCTGCTGCACCTGGCACTGATCGGCGTATTCGGCGGCCTCTATATCGTGCCCCTCTACGCGATGATCCAGGAGCGCACCCAAAAAGCCCTGCGCGCGCGGGTGATCGCCGTCACCAACATCATGAACTCAATGTTTATGGTGATTTCCGCCCTACTCGGCATCGTATTCCTGAGCCTGCTCGACTTCAGCATCCCGCAGTTCTTTATGGTGATCGCACTGATGAACGCCGCGGTGGCGGTATTCGTATTCGCCAAGGTGCCGGAATTCGCCATGCGCCTGCTGGTCTGGCTGCTGTCCCACACCATGTACCGGGTGAATCACGAAGGATTGGATCGGGTACCCGACGAGGGCCCGGCCATCATCGCCTGCAACCACGTCAGCTATGTGGACGCCCTGCTGCTGGCCGGCGCCGTGCGCCGCCCCATCCGCTTTATCATGTACAAGCCGATCTACGAGATTCCGGTGCTGCACTTTATCTTCCGCACCGGCCGCGCCATTCCCATCTGCTCAAAACAGAAAGACCCCGAAGGCTACGAGCGGGCCTTCGAGGAAATAGAACAGGGTTTAAAGAACGGCGACCTGCTGTGCATCTTCCCCGAGGGCCAGTTGACCAAAGACGGAGAGCTGCAGCCGTTCAAGGCGGGGATCGAGAAAATCCTCAGCCGCACCCCGGTGCCGGTGGTTCCCATGGCCCTGCGCGGCCTCTGGGGCAGCTTCTTCAGCCACCGCGGCGGAACCGCTTTTACCACCTGGCCGCGCAGATTCTGGTCGCGGGTCAGCGTGGTGGCCGGCGAACCACTGGATGCGGCGGCGGCCAAGGCCGAGCGCTTGCAGGAGCAGGTGTTGGGGTTGCGGGGGGAGCAGCGGTGA
- a CDS encoding reprolysin-like metallopeptidase gives MISRLSIVRRRLFLVALISTIIVSLPVWGQTTLPGDSPDDLWQILEEVEFPPRYSAPTEFTALSLDAALLDSLLAAAPREDFGPIPPQVQLWIPLASGRFAQVSVAQSQMMEGSLASQFPQIKTYVFSGEGVAGHIAVGPDGVHLAAMDGPDIRWIQPVETATGRVYVSYLDRNRTDGANVIEHDPHMGEGDIPPVPLAPLGAVANAAQLLAGEQLRIYRLAASTTGEFYQARGNNDLSVIFSLVVDLIGANAVFEPEVSVRLVLAAASLDLLYDDPGTDPFDNSDSACTLRQANRTNMQNLDANGDIEEGDYDLGFLFAARSGGGANGCAWYVVCLADHQKARGAGKMGNNGANSASGLLAHEVGHQLGARHTFTGQAGSCTLNEFQAGNSESGYEPGSGTTRMSYRGNCADQAGDPPPPPPPPLQNDNVDTSVVPAGSYFHSRSFDEIVDNVFNGDGASCGTLVNTGNTPPTVNAGPDYTIPRQTPFMLTGTGMDSEPLTFNWEQFDRAEVQRPINTDPGDGPIIRSVPPTAESSRTVPHLPDLLDNIVRRGEILPQMDRELNFRLIARDNLMGGGGVAYDSMHIEVQGDPFFIIAPNSGALEAGCAVPLTWQVGGGSVAPQVEALFSIDGGLNFDTPLTGLIANDGADSFTVPCQLGGEGRIKLQSVDNIFFDVNNENLTVFNTPPAVQVSTAGGSVDDNCEFTVQFSAEAVDSCGLNAADVEVELFKVVDNFTLGPPTINVVQVDSNQVNVTGSVQVSDLLSSPAQLSISVTATDACGTSTSDFAEALIVDDTPPEIDVALDRDTLWPPNHKLVPIQASVVATDNCPVVDFTLTQAVSNEPENGQGDGNTAPDIVGVELGTADLEFSLRSERAGGGSGRIYTVTYTAVDGSDNAAEASATVEVPKSQ, from the coding sequence ATGATTAGCCGCCTGTCCATCGTGCGTCGCCGGCTGTTTCTGGTTGCGCTGATTTCCACGATAATCGTTTCTTTGCCCGTATGGGGGCAGACCACGCTGCCGGGAGACTCTCCCGACGATCTGTGGCAGATCCTGGAAGAGGTCGAATTTCCCCCGCGTTACAGTGCCCCCACGGAATTCACGGCGCTGAGTCTCGATGCCGCGCTGCTGGATTCCCTCCTGGCCGCTGCGCCCCGCGAAGACTTTGGTCCAATTCCTCCACAGGTACAGCTCTGGATACCCCTCGCGAGTGGCCGGTTTGCCCAGGTCTCTGTTGCGCAAAGCCAGATGATGGAGGGGAGTCTCGCCAGCCAGTTTCCGCAGATCAAAACCTATGTCTTTTCCGGCGAGGGTGTTGCGGGCCATATCGCGGTGGGTCCCGACGGGGTGCACCTGGCCGCGATGGACGGGCCGGATATACGGTGGATACAGCCGGTAGAGACGGCCACCGGGCGAGTCTACGTGAGCTATCTCGACCGCAACCGCACGGACGGTGCGAATGTGATCGAGCACGATCCCCATATGGGGGAGGGCGACATTCCCCCGGTACCCCTGGCCCCGCTCGGTGCCGTCGCGAATGCCGCACAATTGCTGGCCGGCGAGCAGCTGCGTATCTATCGCCTGGCTGCATCCACCACCGGCGAGTTCTATCAGGCGCGCGGCAATAATGACCTCAGTGTTATTTTCTCGTTGGTCGTCGATCTTATCGGTGCCAATGCCGTGTTCGAACCGGAGGTGAGTGTACGTCTGGTTCTGGCCGCGGCCAGCCTGGACCTGCTCTACGACGATCCGGGTACGGACCCGTTCGACAACTCCGACAGCGCCTGTACCCTGCGCCAGGCCAACCGCACCAATATGCAGAATCTCGATGCGAACGGCGATATCGAGGAGGGCGACTACGACCTGGGTTTCCTGTTCGCTGCGCGCAGCGGTGGCGGTGCCAACGGTTGTGCCTGGTATGTTGTCTGTCTCGCCGACCATCAAAAGGCGCGCGGTGCCGGCAAGATGGGCAACAACGGTGCTAACAGCGCCAGCGGCCTGCTGGCGCACGAGGTGGGCCACCAGTTGGGCGCGCGCCACACCTTTACCGGCCAGGCCGGAAGTTGCACCCTTAACGAGTTCCAGGCAGGCAACAGTGAGAGCGGCTACGAGCCGGGCAGCGGCACTACGCGCATGTCCTACCGAGGCAATTGTGCGGACCAGGCCGGAGACCCGCCGCCGCCCCCACCGCCTCCGCTACAGAACGACAACGTCGATACCAGCGTGGTGCCCGCCGGCTCCTACTTTCACTCGCGAAGCTTCGACGAGATAGTCGACAATGTGTTCAACGGCGACGGTGCCAGCTGCGGCACCCTGGTCAATACCGGCAATACGCCGCCGACGGTGAACGCAGGTCCCGATTACACCATCCCGCGCCAGACGCCGTTCATGCTCACCGGCACAGGCATGGACAGCGAGCCGTTGACGTTCAACTGGGAGCAGTTCGATCGCGCCGAGGTCCAGCGGCCGATCAATACCGATCCGGGCGACGGCCCCATCATTCGTTCCGTCCCGCCCACTGCCGAGTCCTCGCGCACCGTGCCGCATTTGCCGGATCTGCTGGACAATATAGTCCGCCGCGGCGAGATACTGCCGCAAATGGATCGCGAGCTGAACTTCCGCCTGATCGCCCGCGACAACCTGATGGGCGGTGGCGGAGTCGCCTACGACAGCATGCATATCGAGGTACAGGGCGATCCCTTCTTTATCATCGCTCCCAACAGCGGTGCGCTGGAAGCCGGCTGCGCGGTGCCCCTGACCTGGCAGGTGGGCGGCGGATCGGTGGCGCCACAAGTGGAAGCGCTGTTCTCCATCGACGGCGGTCTGAATTTCGATACGCCGCTGACCGGGCTCATCGCCAACGACGGCGCCGACAGTTTCACCGTGCCCTGTCAATTGGGCGGCGAGGGGCGGATCAAGCTGCAGTCGGTCGACAACATTTTCTTCGACGTCAACAACGAAAACCTGACCGTATTCAATACGCCGCCCGCGGTGCAGGTGAGCACCGCTGGCGGTTCCGTGGATGACAACTGTGAGTTTACGGTGCAGTTCAGCGCGGAGGCCGTCGACAGTTGCGGGCTGAATGCGGCCGATGTGGAGGTGGAGCTGTTCAAGGTCGTGGACAACTTCACCCTCGGCCCGCCGACCATCAACGTCGTCCAGGTTGACTCCAATCAAGTGAATGTGACCGGCAGTGTGCAGGTTTCCGACTTGCTCAGCTCGCCGGCGCAGCTTTCGATCAGCGTGACTGCTACCGATGCCTGTGGGACATCGACCAGCGATTTTGCCGAGGCGCTGATCGTCGACGACACCCCGCCGGAAATCGATGTTGCGCTCGACCGGGATACACTGTGGCCGCCCAATCACAAGCTGGTGCCGATCCAGGCCTCGGTGGTGGCCACCGACAACTGCCCGGTAGTGGATTTCACACTCACCCAGGCAGTCAGCAATGAGCCGGAGAACGGCCAGGGCGACGGCAATACCGCGCCGGATATCGTCGGCGTTGAACTGGGAACTGCCGATCTGGAGTTCAGCCTGCGTAGCGAGCGCGCCGGGGGAGGCAGTGGCCGTATCTACACGGTGACCTATACCGCGGTGGACGGTTCAGACAATGCGGCGGAAGCTTCGGCGACTGTGGAGGTGCCCAAGTCCCAGTAG
- the rtcA gene encoding RNA 3'-terminal phosphate cyclase, with protein MNWFAIDGSFGEGGGQLSRYAVALAAISGRPLHLRNIRARRAKPGLMAQHLTALRAAAEVGGGALEGAELGATEIYYEPGRIRGGEYHFDVGTAGSIVLVLQALLPVALHADGPVHLSITGGTDVRMAPPVDYLRLVFLPWLARMGVRVHVESVRHGYYPKGGGLVQMRVEPCSAPWPLLAEAPGALLRISGVSHVAHLPLHIPERMAAAARSVLADFDVQIETRVLGDTEAFGTGGALVLTAETENSVLGAATVAERGVPAERLGEDAGYALRAELEAGAAIDIHACDQLLIYAAQAQGTSRFAVRKVSEHTRTVMWLVEQFLPVRFSVEPWQGLYRIEVASTLLS; from the coding sequence GTGAACTGGTTCGCCATCGACGGAAGCTTCGGCGAGGGCGGCGGCCAGCTGAGCCGCTACGCGGTGGCCCTGGCCGCAATCAGCGGCCGTCCGCTCCATCTCAGGAATATCCGTGCCCGGCGGGCCAAGCCGGGGTTGATGGCGCAGCACCTGACGGCGCTGCGGGCCGCGGCCGAAGTTGGTGGCGGCGCGCTTGAAGGCGCCGAACTCGGCGCGACGGAGATTTACTACGAGCCGGGCCGTATTCGCGGCGGCGAATACCATTTCGATGTCGGTACCGCGGGCAGCATTGTGCTGGTGCTGCAAGCACTGTTGCCGGTGGCGCTTCACGCGGACGGCCCGGTGCACCTGTCGATCACCGGCGGAACCGACGTGAGGATGGCCCCGCCGGTGGATTACCTGCGGTTGGTCTTTCTGCCCTGGCTCGCCCGCATGGGAGTCCGGGTACACGTCGAATCGGTCCGCCACGGTTACTACCCGAAGGGCGGTGGACTGGTGCAGATGCGGGTGGAGCCGTGCAGCGCACCGTGGCCGCTGCTGGCGGAGGCGCCCGGCGCGTTGCTGCGGATCAGCGGTGTATCCCACGTCGCACACCTGCCGCTGCATATCCCCGAGCGCATGGCCGCCGCGGCACGCTCTGTGCTGGCTGATTTCGATGTGCAGATTGAAACCAGAGTGTTGGGAGACACCGAGGCATTCGGCACGGGCGGGGCTCTGGTGCTGACCGCCGAAACCGAAAACAGCGTGCTGGGGGCGGCAACGGTGGCGGAGCGCGGCGTACCGGCCGAGCGTTTGGGGGAAGACGCCGGCTATGCGCTGCGCGCAGAACTGGAGGCGGGTGCGGCCATTGATATTCATGCCTGCGACCAACTGCTGATCTATGCGGCGCAGGCACAGGGGACCTCACGATTCGCAGTGCGGAAGGTGAGTGAGCACACGCGCACGGTGATGTGGCTTGTCGAGCAGTTCCTGCCGGTCAGGTTCAGCGTCGAGCCTTGGCAGGGTCTGTACCGGATTGAGGTGGCGTCAACGCTGTTGAGTTAA